In a genomic window of Piliocolobus tephrosceles isolate RC106 chromosome 1, ASM277652v3, whole genome shotgun sequence:
- the MOB3C gene encoding MOB kinase activator 3C, which produces MALCLKQVFAKDKTFRPRKRFEPGTQRFELYKKAQASLKSGLDLRSVVRLPPGENIDDWIAVHVVDFFNRINLIYGTMAERCSETSCPVMAGGPRYEYRWQDERQYRRPAKLSAPRYMALLMDWIEGLINDEDVFPTRVGVPFPKNFQQVCTKILTRLFRVFVHVYIHHFDSILSMGAEAHVNTCYKHFYYFIREFSLVDQRELEPLREMTERICH; this is translated from the exons ATGGCCCTGTGCCTGAAGCAGGTGTTCGCCAAGGACAAGACGTTCCGGCCGCGGAAGCGCTTTGAGCCGGGCACACAGCGCTTTGAGCTGTACAAGAAGGCACAGGCCTCTCTCAAGTCGGGCCTGGACCTACGCAGTGTGGTGAGGCTGCCACCCGGGGAGAACATCGACGACTGGATCGCTGTGCACGTGGTGGACTTCTTCAACCGCATCAACCTCATCTACGGCACTATGGCCGAGCGCTGCAGTGAGACCAGCTGCCCGGTCATGGCCGGTGGGCCCCGCTACGAGTACCGCTGGCAAGATGAGCGCCAGTACCGGCGGCCGGCCAAGCTCTCTGCGCCACGCTATATGGCATTGCTCATGGACTGGATCGAAGGCCTCATCAACGACGAAGACGTCTTTCCCACGCGTGTTG GAGTTCCCTTCCCTAAGAACTTCCAGCAGGTCTGCACCAAGATCCTGACCCGCCTCTTCCGAGTCTTTGTCCATGTCTACATCCACCACTTCGATAGCATCCTCAGCATGGGGGCAGAGGCACACGTCAACACCTGCTACAAGCACTTCTACTACTTCATCCGCGAGTTCAGTCTGGTGGACCAGCGGGAGCTGGAGCCACTG AGGGAGATGACAGAGCGGATCTGCCACTGA